One window of the Natronomonas marina genome contains the following:
- a CDS encoding carboxypeptidase-like regulatory domain-containing protein, which translates to MQFGKHIKPFAALMMVLMLGVGGITGIAAATSDATGTVTDSNGNAVADATVEAVNSSGTVVASATTSSDGSYSLTGLSDSTDYTLQVSATGYTDASKSFSTGSGTSETVDVTLTPQTYTVDGTVTDSDGNPVENITVTVTDADGVEIGTATTDSKGQYSIAGVPHGTNYTVEASADGLDTASKTVDVTSASTVDFSLSLSDSGGGVIGIGGSGGGSSALLAVGVAAGAYLLLRD; encoded by the coding sequence GTGCAGTTCGGAAAGCACATCAAGCCGTTCGCCGCTCTGATGATGGTTCTGATGCTCGGCGTCGGCGGTATCACTGGTATCGCCGCCGCGACGAGTGACGCTACAGGTACAGTAACCGACTCCAACGGTAACGCGGTCGCTGACGCGACTGTGGAGGCCGTGAACAGTAGTGGTACGGTCGTCGCGTCCGCGACGACCTCCTCTGACGGGAGCTACTCTCTGACCGGTCTCTCGGACTCGACGGACTACACCCTGCAGGTGTCCGCGACCGGCTACACGGACGCCAGCAAGTCCTTCTCGACCGGTTCTGGCACGTCTGAAACGGTCGATGTCACCCTGACCCCGCAGACCTACACGGTCGACGGGACGGTGACTGACAGCGATGGCAACCCCGTCGAGAACATCACCGTGACCGTCACCGACGCTGACGGTGTGGAGATCGGTACGGCCACGACCGACTCGAAGGGTCAGTACAGCATCGCCGGCGTCCCGCACGGGACGAACTACACCGTTGAAGCCTCTGCTGACGGGCTCGACACGGCGAGTAAGACCGTCGACGTGACCAGCGCGTCCACCGTCGACTTCTCGCTCTCGCTGTCCGACAGCGGTGGTGGCGTGATCGGCATCGGCGGTTCCGGGGGCGGGAGTTCCGCACTTCTCGCCGTCGGCGTCGCGGCTGGCGCGTACCTCCTGCTCCGCGACTAG
- a CDS encoding twin-arginine translocation signal domain-containing protein, whose amino-acid sequence MSEHNPDEFDDHDGTPDDYDEAQLYETTGPTTSRRGFLKAAGAAAGAAATGSYYGSPVQQAEAIGFTTPDDIRNSAAANAIGAVMGKVSEYGGFDLAFWTDDASKVEEQTADLVHQNAYRSVVNAVDMQRIFIDTLRDETGVSADRPKAGGLGAIAWSKIRAETFRGRKDGKTVAETTSNVQSELNEYISTVLKDFYARWNEFASQIEQNRYMVWRAAASNDSLSETDIWSANPSDSAYNPAWDGNSTYSFGAPGSEPPAFSDTRSLYSEELPNGDTVDIRVMHSAFATDSNAYSPYVYWPGAPAHFDDASNPIGGLKRFGPQVTNSDFNSSNFNLWSSEDSIVVAPSSDGENVTLYDQSTWNDIRSAILDFYTRVSGEIQSYVQTVFDNYTADNVGEILTGQDIRREFADDEMGAAVAEYIAMGYAGDDVDLGTTVRVSADTSNTEDGVTEEVEGVMLMDIPEDTLATWEFSIKSSTLTINDASLRDEYRSEGDDRTYTVVYDDGSGGEATEQVTAGSDFAEGDSVELSNATQSTLIRVERDTENWDGDIATAISEGTTISASDYRNARMVYTDENDRVQRIELGGDIDLLEVVEENRSEVVYTAWVNVTSDPTISKQEMNKLLDAQQEIIEELSEENNSGGIAGFFDGTGSIPLWAPGGIIAAAIAYALTDDD is encoded by the coding sequence ATGTCTGAACACAACCCCGATGAGTTCGACGACCACGACGGTACTCCCGACGACTACGACGAGGCACAGCTCTACGAAACGACCGGCCCTACCACCAGCCGCCGCGGCTTCTTGAAGGCCGCTGGGGCCGCTGCCGGGGCTGCCGCAACGGGATCCTACTACGGATCTCCCGTACAACAGGCCGAGGCCATCGGCTTCACCACACCCGATGACATCCGCAACTCGGCTGCGGCTAATGCCATAGGCGCGGTTATGGGCAAGGTTTCCGAATACGGCGGCTTCGACCTCGCGTTCTGGACGGACGACGCGAGCAAGGTTGAGGAGCAAACAGCCGACCTCGTCCACCAGAACGCGTACCGGAGCGTCGTCAACGCCGTCGATATGCAGAGAATCTTCATCGACACCCTCCGCGACGAGACCGGTGTCAGTGCCGACCGGCCGAAGGCCGGCGGACTCGGCGCCATCGCGTGGTCGAAGATCCGTGCCGAAACGTTCCGGGGTCGGAAGGATGGTAAGACGGTCGCAGAGACGACTTCGAACGTTCAGAGCGAACTTAACGAGTACATCTCGACCGTCCTCAAGGACTTCTACGCGCGGTGGAACGAGTTCGCATCGCAGATCGAACAGAATCGCTATATGGTGTGGCGTGCCGCTGCCAGTAACGACTCGCTCTCGGAGACAGACATCTGGAGCGCAAATCCGAGCGATTCAGCGTATAATCCCGCGTGGGATGGTAATAGCACGTACTCATTTGGCGCTCCGGGAAGCGAACCGCCGGCGTTCAGCGACACTCGCTCGCTCTACAGCGAGGAACTCCCTAATGGGGATACTGTAGACATCCGGGTGATGCACTCGGCGTTCGCAACCGATAGTAACGCCTATTCACCGTACGTCTACTGGCCGGGAGCCCCGGCGCACTTCGACGACGCATCGAATCCCATCGGCGGTCTGAAACGGTTTGGCCCGCAAGTGACGAATAGCGACTTCAACAGTTCGAATTTCAATCTCTGGAGTTCCGAAGATTCGATTGTAGTCGCGCCGTCCAGCGATGGAGAGAATGTCACGCTGTACGACCAGTCCACGTGGAATGACATCCGGAGTGCCATCCTCGACTTCTACACCCGTGTCTCCGGTGAGATTCAGTCGTACGTCCAGACGGTGTTCGACAACTACACCGCAGATAACGTCGGTGAGATCCTCACCGGTCAGGACATCCGCCGCGAGTTCGCCGACGACGAGATGGGCGCGGCGGTCGCCGAGTACATCGCGATGGGGTACGCCGGCGACGACGTCGACCTCGGCACGACCGTGCGCGTCTCGGCGGACACGTCGAACACCGAGGACGGTGTGACCGAGGAAGTCGAAGGTGTGATGCTGATGGACATCCCCGAGGACACGCTTGCCACGTGGGAGTTCAGCATCAAATCCAGCACACTGACGATCAACGACGCCAGCCTCCGCGACGAGTACCGATCCGAGGGTGACGACCGGACGTACACCGTGGTCTACGACGACGGTTCCGGTGGCGAGGCGACGGAGCAAGTGACGGCTGGCTCCGACTTCGCCGAGGGAGACTCGGTGGAGCTGTCGAACGCTACCCAGTCCACGCTGATCCGCGTCGAACGCGACACGGAGAACTGGGACGGTGACATCGCCACCGCAATCTCCGAGGGTACGACCATCTCCGCCAGCGACTACCGGAACGCGCGGATGGTCTACACCGACGAGAACGACAGGGTTCAGCGCATCGAACTCGGTGGCGACATCGATCTCCTCGAAGTCGTCGAGGAGAACCGCTCCGAGGTGGTCTACACCGCGTGGGTCAACGTCACGTCGGATCCCACCATCTCCAAGCAGGAGATGAACAAACTCCTCGACGCCCAGCAGGAGATTATTGAAGAACTCTCGGAGGAGAACAACAGTGGCGGCATCGCCGGGTTCTTCGACGGTACTGGCAGCATCCCGCTTTGGGCTCCCGGGGGAATCATCGCCGCGGCCATCGCGTACGCGTTGACCGACGACGACTGA